Part of the Micropterus dolomieu isolate WLL.071019.BEF.003 ecotype Adirondacks linkage group LG22, ASM2129224v1, whole genome shotgun sequence genome is shown below.
TTGGTGTTGACTTAGCTGTGGTTAAGCAGTGAATGGTGAAAGAGAGGACAGGACTGATAGTTGATATGCGGACGTGATAACTCACTTAGGGCCTCCACACTCTATAGCTGAAGCTTTAACCATCGGTAATGCTGACATGGCCACCGGCTCGATAGTCAGAGAGTTGTTTTCCACTGCACTCTGCACCATCTGCGACAGCTGTGGAGAAGAAGAATCAATAACATAACTTTAAACACTGTAATTTAACAAATGCAGTGGGGTGGGGTTGACCAGTAAGCAGTAAGATTCTGACCTCAGATCTCGTGAAGGAGAGGCAGGGTCCGATGTCTTCTCTGTAGATGCGACTCAGGAAGGCAGAGGAGTGGTCTAGACTTGGGTTTTCCCTCCACATCAAAAACTCTGCATACAGAACGTTGTCcagctacaaaaacaaaacaagccactcatttattaaaatgccTGTCTAATGTGTCAGTTACATGCAGTTACAGCCCCTTTATAATAATGATAGAGAAAGAttagttttattagtttttagCTTGAGAGATGGATTTTAACAACCTTTAACAGATTGTAAGAGGAACTCCCAGCACCCTTCCAAATGATCACTAAATCTCCGGTATTGAACGACAATCGACATTAaggaaataaatcagaaaacattactttaaaagataaaagttcAGTTGTGGAACAAGAATTCAAGGCTAcagtcatgctagcagctctgcaAGGCTATACTTGCTAAAGCTTAATGTTGCTCAGCATGCTAAGTGATGATAATCATAACCTGATGTAACGTTTACCACATTCACTCTTCTAGCATGCTGGAATGCTTATAAGCAAcaagctgatgggaatgtcattagttcagTTAGAAGTGTTtgacaaataaatttttttgcCCTAATAATGATGCTAAAGAGGAGAAATTAAGGGATCGAAGTTtctacaattcatcctgagggggacatgaatgtctgcgccaaatgtcatgtcatgtcatgtcatgtcaacACCATGTCGGAGATGTAGAGATATTTTACAGAATAAGTGGAGCTAGAGAAAAAGTCAGCAAAACCATTACGATTCACTCTCTGGGCAGGGCTTTaggagcacagtgaaaaatattcaagtaacacagagtttaacaaactatttattatatacatatttatactccTCTGTGTTCAACTATGGTGTGAAACCATTAGTGGACTATGGAAGTGAAGACCCTTGTATCTGTACACACAGCATCAGCCTTACAAATTTGTCAAAGcgttttaaaatattgaaaaagatgttttgaaaatgtgacattgaaaacagcttttaaaacacagaTCACTCATCACAAAAAAACTTTACTGGGATTGGTGCTTGTGTggtttttgaaccagggacggATTCACgatacaccagcagcacccacacaacACACGACACACCTAATGTAAAAAAAGACTACTGAACAGTAtgacaataactttagtaaaacagaacaagggaaacgtgttgctctcaggagaaGGCTAGGAGCACATACTGGCATATATCTGCAGTGGAAATCtgcatctttccactgcagaggccCTTTCcacaacatggaggagaaatTAGTTTAAGGAGTGTAttagtatttatattattagaTCAAAAGTTCTCAAGTACTAAATACTGTTAGTATGTTAATGTGTTAATGCTACTATCTCTTCAAAAAtcagaaccattcatgcagaataagttcaacatttgaaagtttactgtagcatgtcaaactttttttatgtcccgccccatccagacTGTGATTGGTTAGTTCACGAAAAGTGAAATTGATGAGTACATCGATTTTATgaaaacatgtttcaacaaaaggcacctgaTATAGCTAAATATGGTAGGTTGTAGTTACTCGCACATTGAgctcgtaaatcatttttccaGTTCATGCGTATcgatttttaggggcatatgcaAGCAAAATGTTTGCATTGTAGAGCCCTGCTGGGCCCCATCTGCACCATCTGATATCTCCCCCAAAATTTCATAGATTCTGCgatagctgttgagatatttcagtctggaccaagtGCAAAGAGAAGACTCTGCCCTAGCTGTTAATAGCTCAGCTGCTTAAAAAGCACAACCAGCACAAGTGTTTCATCCGACTCCTGCTGTAAACATAATTATAAAGGAAAAGTAATAACGTCTCTGAACGTTTCTGAAAGCAGCTAAATCTGAAAGACTTATCAGGCCTAGTCGAAGGAATGCAGTTACCTGTCTGCTGTCAGCGCCTAGCCCCTCTCCCCGCTCCTGCCAGTAAGGTTCAAAGGTCACACTGACAGACTGGCCAGGGACCAGGCAGAGTatcagagagaggagagcaggaaCAGCAGGCTGAGAGCGGAAGAGACGGCacaaacagagaggaagaacaaCACATCAGGGGGAGGTTAGTactgagagagaagaggaagctaAAAGATGCGAGTGACTGGAAACAGGAATGAAGGGTagaaacagagaaatgcatACAGTTGCAGAAACATAATTTAAGGAGAAGCAAGGCAGGTTACCTCTTGGTACTCTTTCACCACAGGCTGGATGGACACTGAGGAAGGTTCTTGTTTTCCATGAGGGGACGGAAAGGCGCCGCTCGTGCTCTTGTTGCGGGTGTGACCCCCGACGTGTTTGTGCGCTCCCCTGGTTCCTGAACACTGCAGCTGTGGATGCAGCTGGCGGTTTGGTGAAGAAGGCGTCGATGTCAACACCAGAGTCTTGAGCGCCGTCACCTCTGCCTGCAGAACATCAATCTGGAGCCAGACACAGAAAAAGTACAGAATATGTGGGAAGGGAAAATTCAATAAGTTTGCCAAAGCGCTATTTATGTCCTTTTGTTGTTGACCTCAAATATATCTTTGAAAAAGTACCTAGAATAGCAGCCCATTTTAAAGACAAATCAAAAGTGCAATTCAAAAATAGTCTCGGTGCTATGAATTTTAATGGGACAAAGGGTCAAGCAGCATCACCTAAAGTTTTAAGTggaatacagaaacacagagaaacaactTCACACACCTTTCCCTGAGCCTCCTTCAGTTGTTTCTCCGCTGCTGCTTGTTTGACGTTCGCTTCATGCACCATCTTGTGAGCTTCCTGTTGGGATGACGATTGAAACATTAACACACGGTTAAAACACTCCGAGTCAAAATCTAAACTGTGGGATCCAAAGTTGTTCTTGATTATTCACTAATGGTGAATGGTAAATCTGTTAAGGTTAAAGCAATTAATACATTCTTTATGGACACTTGGGGCAGCAAAGCAAGCAGGAAACGCAACATCAACAATATCACAAAGATGTTATGGTGAATGCGTTTAcccatttacacatccagcagacacggagcaacattagcacTCAGTTTAATTAGTCTCAGCAAATTACTGCGGGAAAAATCCAGCTCTTAAGCTGCTAAATTCTCCAGCTAGTCAATGCCTGTCTGTTTGATACAGGTAACACCGATCTGAACTGCTACAACTGGAAACAAGGTTGTCAAGAACCGAGTTTATGTGCCAAATAGAgctaattaatcatttagttaACTGGCAATTATAGTCTGTAAAAATTAGCATTATTTAATCATTGAAGTCATATTTGTTTTCCAAACTAATtcactaaatgtaaatgctccatatttgtatagcgcctttctagtcttttcgaccactcaaagcgcttctacactacatctgcattcaccagtcatacactgagcctaagtgcttaaaccgaaactaacattcacacacattcatacactggcagaacaattcggggttcagtatcttgcccaaggacacttcgacacgcaacacgggggagctggggattgaacctcctgagccacagccaccctaATTCAGTCATTTATTCACTTCCTACCAGACAGTCTGAACATCTTAATCATCCTTAATGTTCCAGTAATGTGGTTCAAGAGGCACTGTTTTGTGGAATTCAAACTTACATATCGtcagtcttttatttttttactttgcatcCATGTATACCTGAGTATAATCGGTAAAGGAGTGTTTGTATATGTAAATGTCTTTGGGTACATGTATCttttataattgtatttttCATGCAATGCaaattgcaacaaaaaaaagaaagtaaaaataagtcAGTTGTTGTTCATGGttttctggttccagcttctccaaagTAGTTTCCCCCCCTCAAttttatgtcattaaaaattGACCTAAATGTTTTGTCTAGTGAACCCTTATCCCAAAATATCTATTTTTTCCCGACAGCAAAAAAGATGAAATATTACAGAGTTAAACGTGCAGTAAAGGTTTTAACTGCAATGCAGTCTTGTAGTGCATCACAGCATTTGAGATCAGTGTTCCACCACCTCCTAGTAAACCTGTGTCTTCAGCCTCTACGCGTCGCTGTATCACCTCCTCTTCAGCTGGAGAGTTTACTTTGATGTTCTTGGGCTTTCAGTTTTATGCCAAGAATGGTCTGGTTTCTCCATCTTCCCCAGATAACATTCTCTCTGCATTCTATTCTACAAGTGCTGAAATCCTAGACTCTATTGCCCCTCATCGGTTTAAGTCTATTAAACCTGAAGCGGACCCCTGGCTAAACGACAACACAAGGGCCCTTAAGCAACGCTGCAGACAAGCTGAACGAAGGTGGAAGAAAGACAAGTTACAAGTTTCTTTGGGTTTATTAAGGGACAGTCTTGTAGAGTATCAGAAGGCTGTAAAGGTGGCAAAGATGAACTCTCTCTTATCTGCCATAGCCAACAGCTGCCATGAACTATAAATTCATGCGCCTCTGCTTTGACAGAGGTTTCAACCAGTATGCGTGAGAAGTTTctctgttattttattgataaAGTAGCATCAGTCAGGCAAAACGCCAGTCttgattttttgtgtgtttgtacctgCTGATCCCGTGCATTCTGCTGTGTTTGAGGaatttaagcctgtttttctgtcactgttCACTGAGGTCGTACACCCCATGAAACCTACCAACTGTGTAGGTTTCCCGGTAGGATGGTGAAGAAGGTTTTTAGCACCATTGGGTCGAGTCTACAGtacttacttttttttaactcttgaCTCAGTTCTGGCCCTGTCCCAGAAGCTTTTAAACATGCTGTGGTTAGGCCCCTACTTAAAAAGCCTAATCTTGACCCCGATGTGTTGTCCAATTTTAGACCAGTCTCACATCTGCCCTTTCTTTCAAAGGTGTtggaaaaagttgtttttaaacagttacaAGTCTTTCTACAACAGAGCTCAGTGaaaaatttcaatctggttttagaTCACGTCACAGCAGCTTTTGATACAGTGGACCATGCAGTCCTTCTTGCCCGCCTTGAGCATTTTGTAGGCATTCAAGGCTCCGCACTTAAATGGTTCAGCTCCTATTTGACAATTGACTATTCTCCTCATCATCTACTCCTCTCTATTGCGTGGTGCCCCAGGGTTCAATTCTTGGCCCCATCCTGTTCTTTTTATATATGTTGCTGTTAGGGGCTATAATAGACAAGCACAacctgtcatttcattgttaATCTGCCTATGAAACCTAATGACAGTGTTGCACTAAACTGCCTGCTTAATGTCATTAATGATATTAAGTTGTGGCTCTCTCGGAACTTTCTTAATCTGAATGAAGATAAAAAACTGAGTGTATTATCTTCAGTACTAAATGTATGTCAAACAATCCAGCTTTAAGTCTGGGAGTTTTGACTTCATGCACCAAGCAAACTGTCAAAAATTTGGGTGTGACATTCGATTGCAGCATGAAATTTGACGAGCAGATTAGCAATGTTGTCAGAACGAGCTTCTTTTTCTTAATAAGCACGATCTAGAAAAGGCTATCCATGCCTTTATTAGTTCAACACTAGATTATTGCAACGCTCTTTATGTTGGTCTAAGTCAAACATCCACCTCGCGTCTTCAACCTGTGCAAAGTGCTGCAGCTcgctttttaacaaatacatatagaagtgcacacattttaaaatcgatttcaagattttattgcttgttttcaAAGCCTTAAATGGCCTAGCCCCAGAGTATTTGTCCGAGCTTTTAACTTAACAAAATAGTCTGTTGCAGTCTTCGGATCAACGGGCTTTAGAAGTCCCCAAGTCGAGGTACAAACAGTGGGGCGATCGAGCCTTCGCTCTTGCTGCCCAAAACTCTGGAACAAGCTCACCCCTGACATTCACACTATAAGGAAcgttgttcattttaaatcaaaacttaaaacttatttatttagaatgGCTTTCAATACGCAGTAGTGGTGCAACAACTTCCCTCTTCTTCTGATGTTTTTAGGTAACCTTATCTGGCTTACTATTTTCTaggctttgtgtttttttcttgtcttttattgaatgctgtgttgtttattcttgGTTGATGTAAATCACTTTGGACACCTGTTGGTTGCtgtaaagtgctatataaataaatgttgattgattgatNNNNNNNNNNNNNNNNNNNNNNNNNNNNNNNNNNNNNNNNNNNNNNNNNNNNNNNNNNNNNNNNNNNNNNNNNNNNNNNNNNNNNNNNNNNNNNNNNNNNATCTGCCTATGAAACCTAATGACAGTGTTGCACTAAACTGCCTGCTTAATGTCATTAATGATATTAAGTTGTGGCTCTCTCGGAACTTTCTTAATCTGAATGAAGATAAAAAACTGAGTGTATTATCTTCAGTACTAAATGTATGTCAAACAATCCAGCTTTAAGTCTGGGAGTTTTGACTTCATGCACCAAGCAAACTGTCAAAAATTTGGGTGTGACATTCGATTGCAGCATGAAATTTGACGAGCAGATTAGCAATGTTGTCAGAACGAGCTTCTTTTTCTTAATAAGCACGATCTAGAAAAGGCTATCCATGCCTTTATTAGTTCAACACTAGATTATTGCAACGCTCTTTATGTTGGTCTAAGTCAAACATCCACCTCGCGTCTTCAACCTGTGCAAAGTGCTGCAGCTcgctttttaacaaatacatatagaagtgcacacattttaaaatcgatttcaagattttattgcttgttttcaAAGCCTTAAATGGCCTAGCCCCAGAGTATTTGTCCGAGCTTTTAACTTAACAAAATAGTCTGTTGCAGTCTTCGGATCAACGGGCTTTAGAAGTCCCCAAGTCGAGGTACAAACAGTGGGGCGATCGAGCCTTCGCTCTTGCTGCCCAAAACTCTGGAACAAGCTCACCCCTGACATTCACACTATAAGGAAcgttgttcattttaaatcaaaacttaaaacttatttatttagaatgGCTTTCAATACGCAGTAGTGGTGCAACAACTTCCCTCTTCTTCTGATGTTTTTAGGTAACCTTATCTGGCTTACTATTTTCTaggctttgtgtttttttcttgtcttttattgaatgctgtgttgtttattcttgGTTGATGTAAATCACTTTGGACACCTGTTGGTTGCtgtaaagtgctatataaataaatgttgattgattgattgagcaTCAAGTCACTTCCCTCATCATCAGTGTCTAAGGCATGTGTCAAAATGAGCGCACTCAGTGGAGGGCAGTGCTTATTATTGCTTACCTCAAACAGACTGGCCGTCAGCTCTTCTAACTCCTGCTCCAGCTGATTCCTGACCTGCGACAGGCGTTCGCACTCCTTGTCTTTTAGTTTCAGTTCCTGAGATGTGTAAGAGAAAAGGCCACAACCACATTTAACAAGGAAAGACATTTGCTTTGtcaactcttttttttcccagttCACAGAATGCTTTGTGTGTCAGCATAAAGTAGGTTACAACACCCTCTTTGCAGCATCCAGCTGTTCCCTGAGGATCTCAGAGCCCTTTTCtctgatttctttttctttgatctCCAGCGAAGAGCTACGAAGCCGGGAGAGGTCGCCATGGTCTCTGCCTGAGGTGTGCGCAGCCTGGTCTCCTCCCTCCACTCTGGACTCTATCTCTGGATCCAGATCTACCAACCTTCACACAAGCAGACATATAATCAGTATGGTTAGTGTGGGGAGATATAGATTTCATGTCTGGGTTGCTGTAACGAGAGATTACGACCAAGTGGCAACCTGGAAAATGAAGCAAACACAGTTAAGttccaaaaactgcagttcatcaaattggccacttgaggctggctccaaaagctAATCAATCCCATAGACCCCCAATGTTAAAACGGCCaattttacagcagaaataaacacgtttacagcctggtacaaaaaactattttagTCTCTATAGCTATAGAATTTTTATATAACCTAtcagtttaaattatttaaggcttaaagttatgcataattaaggGGAAAGCGTGACAGGTAGGTGCCCTCACAGGTTTCATTTGGCCCGCCTCAGCTCCACGGATGCTCCATTGCCTTGCCCATTTTGGATTAGCCGGGGAGGCAAGTCAAGTAGTGCCAAGATGGCGACAGGCGAAACCGCCCACATCTAGAGACTACGTCCGTGTTTTATCCAGTCCATGATTAGGAAATACGGTTGATTTAATGATATTGACTGACTCTTCACATTTTGCCTGCCTTGTCCTATATGCTGCATGTTGTACGTcgctgtgtgtatgttttaattGTTACTGGAAAAGGGCTGCAGATATAAGTTAGCTTTTAAAATAACTCCCGTATGTTTAATATTGTAACGTTACATCGTCCCTTACAAATGAAACCATTTTAGTTTGAAAGTGTTTCATGTTGAGGATCCACAAATGGATACACGGCAAGTGAACCTAATGAGGAGCATGAAACCACTGAGTCATCATTTTCATGTAGGACTGGGGTATATTATGGGTAACTAAACTGCTAAGATCATCATAAAAACTCAAAACTATATACATTCagttttgggttgttttttttttttttttgtttgttttttgtgtaacGTTAAGGCTTGTTAAACCGAATACATCCTAACTATTAACACCATTATGGTTatattgttcagtttttgtttataCTATTAACAAGTACAGTGTAAACCACAGTGTGTTGTACTTTTAAATGCTTCTATTATtttatacataaaaacaaactgatgtATCTCTTACAATTCATTAGCACAGATCAGATCATTATATGGTCTAGAAGGGTTTATTCCTGGGTCGCTGAGACACCATTATTTGTAGCTAGCTAGACCAAATAAACTGGGTGTATATTATTTACTATATGTCAATAATTTTGATCTATTAAATACATGAtttaaatgttcaaaatgttAGGGTATAGCCTAAGTTACAACATAACACTGATATTTCAATATGGtgttctttaaaatgtttcccACCAAAGCTTTCTAACAATATTTGCTTATCGTCGATTTATACAACAGAAttgtgtctgacaacatcaaaTATTTCCTCTTTTCCAGCTTTTATGATGTAAAACTATATATTTTCTCATTAAGTTACAGCTAGTGAGGGAAATGACTTGATTTACAGACCTGTGAGCTGACCCCGGACCACAGTTTTAGACACTTAACGTTACTGCATTAGCATTCGCATTTCATTTCGTTTCCCCACAAAGCTGTAACGTTAAAGTTCATGCTCAAATCACCCAAGTTTACGAACTTAAGTTACAGACCGGGACGTTTAGCTAGCTAAGTTAATCGTCGTAAGTTACAACTTTTTAATACGGAGGGAATCCGCATCCGCCCTTACCCTGTCAGTGTCCAGCAGCAGATAAACCTCCCACCCTGTCTGTCAGCTTCTCCCCTCCAGTGTCcttcagtagtagtagtagtagtagtagtagtagtagttgttgttgttgttgttaaattaacaaataagtgagctaacgttagctagttgcAGTTAAACTAATCTCAGCCGTTTGAAATCACAGCGGAGGAATGCGGACGCTGACGTAGACAACCGAAAAaccgacaacaacaacaacggcAGCAGTCCGGAACGGTAACGTTAAAGTGTAACGACGATTTAGAGTGGTACACTTTTCCAGCTTTGTCCTGCACTGCTTTTCTTCCTTCGCATCCCTTGTTCTTTTATCCAGCAAGAGGGGAAAAAACGAGTGTCTCCGctctgcctctttctttctctccagtCACATGACAGCTCATCCACTCGCTCTAACCGTCCTGAAACATCCCGTCCGGAGCCCGCAGCCTCAGCACACTGCCACATTCATCCAGTCAGCATTAGTGTAGTCACACTCACAGAGTCATCTTTTTATTTCACCTGGCATGGTTAGCTGTTTGTTAGCTGTTTATCTATACGTGGGTGTAAGTGAGGCCAGACAATCAGGCCTATACCTAAAGAAAACTTCAAGCACACACATTATTCACTAataaagccattttaaaatgagtACCATCATGGCCAGATTGTcctactaaggggcccaaatgATGAGCTGGCCCTCTGTTAAGCAGTGGTGGAATAAGCAGGCCTATTCAGGCATATTTCTGCAGTCACCAGGCAGTATAAGGGGGGAAATCATTTATGATTTGATAATATAGGCTATACTTTTCACCTATTTGTTTTTCAGAGAAAAATCAACAGACAAGTGAGATTACAAATTTGTGGGATCTTTACTGAACTATGGTAGTCTGCACAAGACATCCTCCTCCATTTTCCACCAACCTGAGTCGAGTGTAAGTCGattaatgtgaaatgtataGCCAAAGACTgcacaaagacaacacaaagtTAAAAGTAAGCTACTCATTGAAACAGCTAGTTTCTTTCACTCTCAATAAGAGTAGTAAAAATGCAAACTTGGCCAAAGCTAGTAAAAATTATCAAAAAGCCTACCATAAAGCCATCCCATCTATCAAAGTGGTAAATCCTGCAATTACAAGTCAgtcaaaatctaaaaaaaatatcagcaaaatgtacttaaagtattaattATGCAGAAAGTGCTGCCTGTCAGTGTTATACTGTAATGTGTGATGTTTTAAGAGTAATCGCTGCTGCAGATGTTCATTgtgttgattttattattattgattgattatttttatccactttatatgcagttgggtagtttaatctacaacAGTGCATCATATTCTATAAGATCATCACGACTGAGAGCCCTGTTTTCAGGTTTGTTTTCTAGCTAATCCAAGGGGTCATTTAGCTCAAGAAGTAGGAGATTTATCTCAACCCATATAAAAGCATTGGTAATCCAGTAATCCAGAGTATTCACTGTCAATTAAATACTTCATATAGTTTGCATTCGTTGTACCTTTCCAAACGCATTCCATGATAACGCATGTCTTTAGAGACAGTTTACTATACATCAGACCTTTTTAACTGTAGTGCAATtattcatgaaataaaaaataaataaagcactttgatTATTGTTAAAGTGAATTTACCAATAATCAAATAGTGAACAAATATAAGCAGATTTATCTATTTcccatgaaacaaaacaataaatcggTTCATTATCCCAGATAATATTGGCCTCCTACCAATTAGTAAAAAGAAACTGCAGTGCAGAAATGCCACATACATTCTTAAAAACAGTGCCCCCATTACATAGTTTGTTGGTTAAAGAGTACTgacaacattattattattatacttatCACACAGGGTTTACATGCAAACTCTCATACCAAAGTAGTTCACCCCCCTCGTATTCTACAAATAAGAAATCTGCCATAATAAAGCACACCAGTGCACGGGACCTTTGTGGCACTTCTTCCCccatctccctctcttccctcatttcctgtcagctCTCTACTGTCTGTACTCTCATATATTAGAAagttaaaatcaaaacaagtCCTGAGCTGACCCTGCAGTAGGCACCACAGACTGAAAGCACGCCTGACTGTGTGCTCTGTGAACATGCTGCTGGTATAAGCCAACGTTCCTCTGTTTTGGACTCTCTTTACTATATTTGTCCAATGGCTGTTCTAGGGAATAAAACTTTTGTTTGCTAGTTTACATGTGTAGTCATCTGGCTTGACAATTAGGCTACTACTTTAATGTGAAGGTCACAGATTGAAAACATGAGCTATCCTAAAGGGAACATTTGTCCGTTCAGTGGGTTGAAGTTGTGACAGAGCAGCGCAGGAGTGACTCACAGGTCTTGTTACCTTTTCACGATTTCAACAGATTATTTAAAAGTGGAGTTTAACTGAACATTGTGTCCAACAGAACCACA
Proteins encoded:
- the rab3il1 gene encoding guanine nucleotide exchange factor for Rab-3A isoform X4, producing MDAFEGIHSVQISSSPPSSTTASPGYEVLKTGRAGIAVYSSAVFFGTPDVLGRPVARHKSSRKAEEEGCVVGRLVDLDPEIESRVEGGDQAAHTSGRDHGDLSRLRSSSLEIKEKEIREKGSEILREQLDAAKRELKLKDKECERLSQVRNQLEQELEELTASLFEEAHKMVHEANVKQAAAEKQLKEAQGKIDVLQAEVTALKTLVLTSTPSSPNRQLHPQLQCSGTRGAHKHVGGHTRNKSTSGAFPSPHGKQEPSSVSIQPVVKEYQELDNVLYAEFLMWRENPSLDHSSAFLSRIYREDIGPCLSFTRSELSQMVQSAVENNSLTIEPVAMSALPMVKASAIECGGPKKCALSGMSCLCRHRIKLGDKGSYYYISPSSRARITAVCNLFTYIRYIQQGLVRHNAEQMFWEVMRLRREMTVAKLGFYQTDQG
- the rab3il1 gene encoding guanine nucleotide exchange factor for Rab-3A isoform X3, which translates into the protein MDAFEGIHSVQISSSPPSSTTASPGYEVLKTGRAGIAVYSSAVFFGTPDVLGRPVARHKSSRKAEEEGCVVGRLVDLDPEIESRVEGGDQAAHTSGRDHGDLSRLRSSSLEIKEKEIREKGSEILREQLDAAKRELKLKDKECERLSQVRNQLEQELEELTASLFEEAHKMVHEANVKQAAAEKQLKEAQGKIDVLQAEVTALKTLVLTSTPSSPNRQLHPQLQCSGTRGAHKHVGGHTRNKSTSGAFPSPHGKQEPSSVSIQPVVKEYQELDNVLYAEFLMWRENPSLDHSSAFLSRIYREDIGPCLSFTRSELSQMVQSAVENNSLTIEPVAMSALPMVKASAIECGGPNGFRAAIETKCALSGMSCLCRHRIKLGDKGSYYYISPSSRARITAVCNLFTYIRYIQQGLVRHNAEQMFWEVMRLRREMTVAKLGFYQTDQG
- the rab3il1 gene encoding guanine nucleotide exchange factor for Rab-3A isoform X2; protein product: MDAFEGIHSVQISSSPPSSTTASPGYEVLKTGRAGIAVYSSAVFFGTPDVLGRPVARHKSSRKAEEEGCVVGRLVDLDPEIESRVEGGDQAAHTSGRDHGDLSRLRSSSLEIKEKEIREKGSEILREQLDAAKRELKLKDKECERLSQVRNQLEQELEELTASLFEEAHKMVHEANVKQAAAEKQLKEAQGKIDVLQAEVTALKTLVLTSTPSSPNRQLHPQLQCSGTRGAHKHVGGHTRNKSTSGAFPSPHGKQEPSSVSIQPVVKEYQEPAVPALLSLILCLVPGQSVSVTFEPYWQERGEGLGADSRQLDNVLYAEFLMWRENPSLDHSSAFLSRIYREDIGPCLSFTRSELSQMVQSAVENNSLTIEPVAMSALPMVKASAIECGGPKKCALSGMSCLCRHRIKLGDKGSYYYISPSSRARITAVCNLFTYIRYIQQGLVRHNAEQMFWEVMRLRREMTVAKLGFYQTDQG
- the rab3il1 gene encoding guanine nucleotide exchange factor for Rab-3A isoform X1 → MDAFEGIHSVQISSSPPSSTTASPGYEVLKTGRAGIAVYSSAVFFGTPDVLGRPVARHKSSRKAEEEGCVVGRLVDLDPEIESRVEGGDQAAHTSGRDHGDLSRLRSSSLEIKEKEIREKGSEILREQLDAAKRELKLKDKECERLSQVRNQLEQELEELTASLFEEAHKMVHEANVKQAAAEKQLKEAQGKIDVLQAEVTALKTLVLTSTPSSPNRQLHPQLQCSGTRGAHKHVGGHTRNKSTSGAFPSPHGKQEPSSVSIQPVVKEYQEPAVPALLSLILCLVPGQSVSVTFEPYWQERGEGLGADSRQLDNVLYAEFLMWRENPSLDHSSAFLSRIYREDIGPCLSFTRSELSQMVQSAVENNSLTIEPVAMSALPMVKASAIECGGPNGFRAAIETKCALSGMSCLCRHRIKLGDKGSYYYISPSSRARITAVCNLFTYIRYIQQGLVRHNAEQMFWEVMRLRREMTVAKLGFYQTDQG